In Lewinellaceae bacterium, a single window of DNA contains:
- a CDS encoding universal stress protein: MRTVSEKSAAKDKTLQPFAVREAVVGRADEPLLKYLNFFKGPIPVEGLSFLHVIPNTRARLPLTVAPGVEVRREDEEAALRALSEKVKIALPDRAASDVQYFVEEGSPLEKLLALADDKKADMLVIGRKADTLAHGILSKNLIRQAKSNVLVVPENTTIALKNILVPVDFSENSVRALKTALSIKERAGEDIKVYAINIYQRPNLMAYKLNMAPERFERNIQENHEKGFKKFMEEYLPDYIGKVEPILIWNDMPDVAHHIMDQAREITANLIVIGCKGHSKLERMLLGSTTETLLNINTSIPALVVN, encoded by the coding sequence ATGCGTACTGTATCAGAAAAAAGCGCAGCAAAAGATAAAACCTTGCAACCCTTTGCCGTCAGGGAAGCCGTTGTCGGCCGGGCGGATGAGCCTCTGCTGAAATACCTCAATTTCTTCAAAGGGCCCATTCCGGTCGAAGGGCTTTCCTTCCTGCACGTCATCCCCAATACGCGGGCTAGGCTGCCCCTAACGGTGGCCCCCGGGGTAGAGGTCCGCCGGGAGGATGAAGAAGCGGCGCTCAGAGCCTTGTCGGAAAAGGTAAAAATAGCCCTTCCGGACCGGGCGGCCAGCGATGTTCAGTATTTTGTGGAGGAAGGCTCTCCGCTGGAAAAGCTGTTGGCCCTGGCGGATGACAAGAAGGCCGATATGCTGGTGATCGGCAGAAAAGCCGATACCCTGGCTCACGGTATTTTATCCAAAAACCTGATCCGCCAGGCTAAGTCCAATGTTCTCGTTGTCCCTGAGAATACTACTATTGCCCTGAAGAATATCCTGGTGCCGGTAGATTTTTCCGAAAATTCGGTCCGGGCCCTGAAGACGGCCCTGTCTATCAAAGAACGGGCTGGGGAGGATATAAAAGTTTACGCCATCAATATTTACCAGCGCCCCAACCTCATGGCCTACAAACTGAATATGGCGCCGGAGCGGTTCGAAAGAAACATCCAGGAAAACCACGAAAAAGGATTCAAAAAATTCATGGAGGAGTACCTTCCGGATTACATCGGCAAGGTGGAACCCATACTGATCTGGAATGACATGCCAGACGTGGCCCACCACATCATGGACCAGGCCAGGGAGATAACCGCCAACCTGATCGTGATCGGTTGCAAGGGCCATTCCAAGCTGGAGCGCATGCTTCTGGGCAGCACGACGGAGACGTTGCTGAACATCAACACCAGCATTCCGGCATTGGTGGTAAATTAA
- a CDS encoding trypsin-like peptidase domain-containing protein, which produces MKNRAFFILFVLLSALSLWGQELAINPLELALSGVVTVAVLDTEGEDQVLGYTGARKSYADIAYEEALDMSSAFSNGSGFVIEYEGSYYVLTNVHVIDAASGKPGSIKAYSITRDEYPMKVVGGDSFYDLAILAFDGKQPGEEIHPLSFSGQEVELAQKAYAIGNPLGQYPYTITEGIISGKNRLFFRPTTGRFGFLQHTATLIWGNSGGPLVDEKGEVIGMNTWIYTRNDQGQSYIFSQLNFALEGQLANSLFQEMMKNNGRVKRAFLGVVFASAKGLLGGAESPPYIHSLIEGSPAAGVLKDRIGYAVTAVNGQPVKTLQDIVRTLEAADPGQKVTLDLKQGIISPEEELTADELTGANLEKVAQHFFKKFTDYELTEGPQGVELNGKPVKSYHRLEVAKSDTYPPENATFEVQQGKTAYGMASLGAIDNYGRGKFFRANTIQELATAIRLNSLEGHLGADLLDEGKKLQRVRFFMTDDNLDEVKVLFY; this is translated from the coding sequence ATGAAAAACCGAGCATTTTTCATTCTATTCGTACTTTTATCCGCCCTCTCGCTTTGGGGGCAGGAATTGGCCATCAACCCGCTGGAACTCGCCCTTTCCGGAGTGGTCACCGTTGCCGTGCTCGATACGGAAGGGGAGGATCAGGTATTGGGTTATACCGGCGCCAGAAAGAGTTATGCCGATATTGCCTACGAAGAGGCGCTTGATATGAGCAGCGCCTTTTCCAACGGCTCCGGCTTCGTCATTGAATACGAAGGAAGCTATTACGTGCTGACCAATGTGCACGTTATCGACGCCGCTTCCGGCAAACCGGGCTCCATTAAGGCGTACAGCATTACCCGCGACGAGTACCCTATGAAGGTAGTGGGCGGCGACAGTTTTTACGACCTGGCCATTCTGGCCTTCGACGGCAAGCAGCCCGGCGAGGAAATCCATCCCTTGTCTTTCAGTGGCCAGGAGGTAGAACTGGCGCAAAAAGCCTACGCCATCGGCAACCCCCTGGGCCAATATCCTTATACCATCACCGAAGGGATCATCAGTGGGAAAAACCGGCTCTTTTTCCGGCCGACGACGGGCCGCTTCGGTTTTTTGCAGCACACCGCCACCCTGATCTGGGGCAACAGCGGGGGGCCGCTGGTGGATGAAAAGGGAGAAGTGATCGGAATGAACACCTGGATATATACCCGCAACGACCAGGGGCAGAGTTATATCTTCTCTCAGTTGAACTTTGCCCTCGAAGGGCAATTGGCGAACAGCCTCTTCCAGGAAATGATGAAAAACAACGGCCGGGTGAAGCGGGCGTTTCTGGGCGTGGTTTTTGCCTCCGCCAAAGGCCTGCTGGGCGGGGCGGAGTCCCCGCCGTATATCCACAGCCTCATCGAAGGCAGCCCGGCAGCCGGAGTATTGAAAGACAGGATCGGTTATGCCGTCACTGCCGTCAACGGACAGCCGGTAAAAACCCTGCAGGATATCGTTCGTACCCTGGAAGCTGCCGATCCCGGACAGAAGGTTACGCTCGATCTCAAACAAGGCATCATCTCCCCGGAAGAGGAACTGACGGCCGATGAACTCACCGGCGCCAACCTGGAAAAAGTGGCGCAGCATTTTTTCAAAAAATTCACGGATTACGAGCTGACGGAAGGGCCACAGGGCGTGGAACTCAACGGAAAGCCCGTCAAGAGCTATCACCGCCTGGAAGTAGCCAAATCCGATACCTATCCGCCCGAAAACGCCACCTTCGAAGTGCAACAGGGAAAAACAGCCTATGGCATGGCCAGCCTGGGCGCTATTGACAACTACGGCCGGGGAAAGTTCTTCCGGGCCAATACCATACAGGAACTGGCCACCGCCATCCGCCTCAACTCCCTGGAAGGCCACCTCGGAGCCGACCTGCTGGACGAAGGCAAAAAACTGCAGCGGGTGCGCTTCTTTATGACGGATGACAACCTGGACGAGGTGAAGGTGCTGTTTTATTGA
- a CDS encoding DEAD/DEAH box helicase family protein: protein MPAYSYDPYLYRIHRMKGGTFKNYKDKTYSKLTGQEIRKHLQGEQFIGIYPLLVDNTSWFIAADFDKEHWAEESRKLIAACLEAGLPAYLERSRSGEGGHVWIFFEQPYPAVKSRKVLISLLEKTGGFSIFDKGSSFDRLFPNQDYLSGKGLGNLIALPLHGPLVEEGKNCFVDPETLEPYADQWKFLEGIQKVPAAHLDRIYESLGHSTQAATDKRQAQQTGGLAITLSNAIHLNRSGLNAGLIDFLKEELNFANTEFFIKKKSGRNTWGTKHYFNLVEETEDEIILPRGFIGKLLRFCKKNNIGFNFLDHRGKRETVPFTCSISSRKHQEQVIQVARKKEFGVIVAPPGSGKTVMAIKIIAEKQQPALIIVHRKQLLEQWVDRVEAFMGISRKNIGKIGQGKGKVGKQVTVAMIQSLSKKMATKDAADLSSHFGILIVDECHHIPAKTFHETISKFNTYYQYGLTATPFRKYSDGKLIFTQLGEIIAEVKPQQIDPLKRARVIIRETSLEVPFDAKVDPFETLSKILVHDTARNKLILKDVAKELQKGNRAVIITERREHIQTLEQFLKQSYETVTLSGEDTEKSRKVKWKLLETGNFQVVITTGQFFGEGTDLQNVSRLFLVYPFSFKGKLIQYIGRVQRSEVTPVIYDYRDSKIDYLNKLFLKRNKYYRHLEKQATLFDDPEDEPPPKGVIQVNRRIEVTMEELDFQYGAIAFSYTVPQISRRLEFEIENDCIRPEFEVLKPYFSKVIGSDKVEVEIHAETENGELVAQVANCPELEKINREIIESVKFRFFDEALVGGKLPSSESTGLPGLEQQQEEGNIEKLYGSEEDLLEYALKKTNARHYKQLRFLAEKHQGSILKLRFVLNPFAFVFLLEGREQFHIILETLDTEEATYVWHQEKNQQGLPENLTAIDEDLATIRNEGRQAFLANQPKNFSRIIHNYSDERKGFILWRDMLEEKLF, encoded by the coding sequence ATGCCCGCCTATAGCTACGACCCTTACCTTTACCGCATCCACCGAATGAAGGGAGGCACTTTCAAAAACTATAAGGACAAAACCTACTCTAAGCTTACCGGTCAGGAAATCCGCAAACACCTTCAAGGAGAGCAGTTCATTGGCATTTATCCCTTACTGGTGGATAATACCTCCTGGTTCATCGCCGCCGATTTTGACAAAGAGCATTGGGCTGAAGAAAGCCGGAAGTTGATCGCGGCTTGTTTGGAAGCCGGGCTACCTGCCTATCTGGAACGCTCCCGTTCGGGTGAAGGCGGGCACGTATGGATATTCTTTGAACAGCCCTATCCTGCCGTTAAGAGCCGGAAAGTTTTGATCTCCCTCCTGGAAAAAACAGGTGGCTTTTCCATTTTCGACAAGGGTTCCAGTTTTGACCGGCTGTTTCCCAATCAGGATTATCTCTCCGGCAAAGGGCTGGGCAACCTTATTGCACTGCCTTTGCACGGGCCGCTTGTCGAAGAAGGCAAAAACTGCTTCGTTGACCCGGAGACACTGGAACCGTATGCCGATCAGTGGAAGTTTTTAGAGGGCATTCAAAAAGTTCCGGCAGCCCACCTGGACCGGATCTATGAATCGCTCGGGCATTCTACTCAAGCAGCCACAGATAAAAGACAAGCGCAGCAAACTGGAGGGTTGGCCATAACCTTGAGCAATGCCATCCACCTGAACCGTTCCGGCCTGAATGCTGGCTTGATTGACTTTCTCAAAGAAGAACTCAACTTTGCCAATACTGAATTTTTCATCAAAAAGAAATCTGGCAGAAATACCTGGGGTACAAAGCACTATTTCAACCTGGTGGAAGAAACAGAAGATGAAATTATCCTGCCTCGTGGGTTTATTGGCAAGTTGCTGCGCTTTTGCAAAAAGAACAACATTGGCTTCAACTTCCTGGACCATCGGGGAAAAAGGGAGACAGTGCCATTTACCTGTAGTATCAGCTCACGCAAACACCAGGAGCAGGTAATACAAGTAGCTCGAAAGAAAGAGTTTGGTGTGATAGTAGCCCCTCCCGGCTCCGGAAAAACAGTGATGGCAATAAAGATCATAGCTGAAAAACAACAACCTGCACTCATTATTGTGCACCGAAAGCAACTCCTGGAGCAGTGGGTGGATCGTGTTGAAGCTTTTATGGGCATCTCAAGAAAAAATATCGGTAAAATCGGACAGGGTAAAGGCAAAGTGGGCAAGCAGGTAACAGTTGCCATGATTCAGAGCCTCTCAAAAAAAATGGCGACAAAGGATGCTGCTGACCTGAGTAGCCATTTTGGCATCCTCATTGTCGATGAATGCCACCACATTCCGGCGAAAACGTTTCACGAAACCATTTCGAAATTCAACACCTACTACCAATACGGCCTTACTGCGACGCCTTTCCGAAAATACAGTGATGGAAAGCTCATCTTTACACAGCTTGGAGAAATCATTGCCGAAGTCAAGCCCCAACAGATAGATCCCTTAAAGCGGGCTCGGGTGATCATCAGAGAAACAAGCCTGGAGGTTCCTTTTGATGCCAAGGTAGACCCCTTCGAAACTTTGTCGAAGATCCTGGTGCACGACACGGCCAGAAATAAATTGATCCTTAAAGACGTGGCCAAAGAATTGCAAAAAGGCAATAGAGCGGTGATCATTACCGAAAGGCGCGAGCACATCCAAACCCTGGAACAATTTCTCAAGCAGTCGTATGAAACGGTAACATTGAGCGGCGAGGATACGGAAAAGAGCAGAAAGGTAAAGTGGAAATTACTAGAAACCGGAAACTTTCAGGTTGTGATCACCACCGGCCAGTTTTTTGGAGAAGGGACAGACCTTCAGAATGTATCCCGGCTTTTTCTGGTTTATCCATTCTCATTTAAGGGCAAATTGATCCAGTATATCGGAAGGGTGCAACGCTCAGAAGTCACGCCCGTCATCTATGATTACAGAGACTCCAAGATTGATTACCTGAACAAGCTTTTCTTAAAGCGGAATAAGTATTACCGCCATTTGGAAAAGCAGGCTACGCTGTTTGACGATCCTGAAGATGAACCGCCTCCGAAGGGTGTCATCCAGGTGAACCGCCGGATCGAGGTTACTATGGAAGAATTGGACTTTCAATATGGGGCAATCGCCTTCTCTTACACCGTTCCTCAGATCAGCCGCCGGCTTGAATTCGAAATTGAAAATGATTGCATCCGCCCGGAATTTGAGGTGCTGAAGCCCTATTTTTCCAAAGTCATTGGCTCTGATAAAGTAGAGGTTGAGATCCATGCCGAAACTGAAAACGGCGAATTGGTTGCTCAGGTGGCGAATTGCCCGGAACTGGAAAAGATCAACCGGGAGATCATTGAAAGCGTAAAATTCAGGTTTTTTGATGAAGCCCTTGTTGGTGGGAAGTTGCCTTCATCGGAAAGCACCGGATTGCCTGGCCTGGAGCAGCAACAGGAGGAGGGCAATATTGAGAAACTATACGGTTCAGAAGAAGATCTGCTTGAATATGCGTTGAAGAAAACAAATGCCAGGCATTACAAACAGTTGAGGTTCCTGGCGGAAAAACACCAGGGTTCCATCCTGAAGCTGCGCTTCGTACTCAACCCTTTTGCTTTTGTATTTCTTTTGGAAGGAAGGGAGCAGTTTCATATAATATTGGAAACATTAGATACTGAGGAAGCCACTTATGTCTGGCATCAGGAAAAAAACCAGCAAGGCCTTCCGGAAAACCTTACTGCCATCGATGAAGATCTTGCCACGATCAGGAATGAAGGCAGGCAGGCTTTCCTGGCCAACCAGCCAAAAAATTTCAGCCGGATCATTCACAATTATTCGGATGAAAGAAAGGGATTCATTCTTTGGAGGGATATGCTGGAGGAGAAATTGTTTTAA
- a CDS encoding alanine--glyoxylate aminotransferase family protein: MTYQNELNTSRRILMGPGPSDVHPRVLKAMATPLIGHLDPEFVAVMDDIKAMAQITFQTQNHLTFVVSAPGSAGMETCLVNLLEPGDEALICVHGVFGGRMADIAERCGARVIRVEAPWGEPVNPQQVKRALEESQPKLVAIVHAETSTGVLQPLEEIGKMARDAGALFLVDAVTSYCGTEVKVDEWGIDAVYSGTQKCLSAPPGLSPVSFSERAVAALEQRKTKVQSWFLDLSLVKSYWEGAKRAYHHTAPVSSMFALREAYRLVLEEGLENRFARHRKNHELLKKELESMGFEFLVQPDCRLPMLNAVVIPPGIDEAATRKRLLDDYNIEIGGGLGKYAGKIWRIGLMGESSTPNHVRLLSSALRDILKL, translated from the coding sequence ATGACTTATCAAAACGAACTCAACACCAGCCGGCGCATCCTCATGGGCCCCGGGCCCAGCGATGTGCATCCGCGCGTTCTCAAGGCCATGGCCACTCCGCTCATCGGCCATCTGGATCCTGAATTTGTAGCGGTCATGGATGATATAAAAGCCATGGCCCAGATCACTTTCCAGACCCAAAACCACTTGACCTTCGTAGTGTCGGCCCCGGGCAGCGCCGGCATGGAAACCTGCCTGGTGAACCTCCTGGAGCCGGGTGACGAGGCTTTGATCTGCGTCCACGGGGTGTTCGGAGGGCGCATGGCCGATATTGCGGAGCGCTGTGGCGCCAGGGTCATCCGGGTGGAAGCGCCCTGGGGAGAGCCGGTAAATCCGCAGCAGGTGAAGCGGGCGCTGGAGGAAAGCCAGCCCAAGCTGGTGGCCATCGTGCACGCCGAAACCTCTACCGGCGTATTGCAGCCGCTGGAAGAGATCGGCAAAATGGCCAGGGATGCCGGCGCGCTTTTCCTGGTGGATGCGGTGACCTCCTACTGCGGAACGGAAGTAAAGGTGGACGAGTGGGGCATCGACGCGGTCTATTCCGGAACCCAAAAATGCCTGAGCGCTCCTCCGGGCCTTTCGCCGGTATCGTTCAGCGAGCGGGCGGTAGCGGCGCTGGAGCAGCGCAAGACAAAGGTGCAAAGCTGGTTTCTCGACCTGTCGTTGGTCAAAAGCTACTGGGAAGGCGCCAAGCGGGCTTACCACCACACGGCGCCGGTTTCCTCTATGTTCGCCCTGCGGGAGGCATACCGGCTGGTGCTGGAGGAAGGCCTGGAAAACCGTTTTGCCCGCCACCGGAAAAACCATGAACTGCTGAAAAAGGAACTGGAGTCCATGGGCTTTGAGTTCCTGGTGCAACCGGATTGCCGTTTGCCCATGCTGAATGCCGTTGTCATACCTCCCGGCATCGATGAGGCCGCCACGAGAAAGCGGTTGTTGGATGACTACAATATCGAGATCGGAGGAGGGCTGGGCAAGTACGCAGGCAAGATTTGGCGCATCGGCCTGATGGGAGAGAGCAGCACGCCCAACCATGTGCGCCTGCTCAGTTCGGCGCTCAGAGACATACTCAAATTATAA
- a CDS encoding Txe/YoeB family addiction module toxin yields the protein MNAFLFKIDEQFEKDEAKLRKENAKLAHKLWTLVFDIAKHPFEGLGKPDPLKGDLAGCWSRRIDEKHRLIYSVEKDIIHLLSCYGHYV from the coding sequence ATGAATGCCTTCCTCTTCAAAATAGACGAGCAGTTTGAAAAGGATGAAGCCAAGTTGAGAAAGGAAAATGCCAAACTGGCGCACAAGCTCTGGACTTTGGTGTTCGACATCGCCAAGCATCCTTTCGAGGGTTTGGGAAAGCCTGACCCGCTGAAAGGCGACCTGGCAGGCTGCTGGTCGCGCCGGATAGATGAGAAACACCGGTTGATATACAGCGTTGAGAAGGACATCATCCATTTGCTTTCGTGTTATGGCCACTATGTGTGA
- a CDS encoding choice-of-anchor B family protein, producing the protein MKNYVLALLFCTPLFATGQSVEATLLGHWNDESIPQAFFANPYHDVWGAVVNDKEIGIITSTLGIHFFDLSNTEAVLEPVAFAPAPVQGNTIGHRDVKTYLHYAYAVADEGASTLQVIDMSGLPQSVEIVYESNEFIRTTHNIFIDEDNARLYAVGGNGFNLRILSLDNPEQPELLASYPTVDVPLPYIHDLYVRDNIAYLNAGPAGFIVMDMADPANPELLGTMTEYIEQGYNHSGWLSDDGQYYYLGDETHGRDIKIVDVSDLSDMKVVATMDANSFPGQIPHNVYPQDGLLFVSYYYDGLQVYDVSNPLFPRRVAYYDTYAGPDAEFFAGAWGVFVLPSGRALISDMNSGFYFFEAIEVPAYTSVTPNITGINACEGTASGFSIEVGTDFLSSGVTLSTEGSSGSLQVELETADASPGDIVNVSVTGLAPGNATLAIHATDGVNESQSTVEVHVIGLPAPVNLQAPSDGRADVRLNPFFFWIGAGPGEQLPRRIQISTDADNFEENLFYESAVSGNSYTLPTELEESTTYYWRIVTSGQCGDSPSAIFSFTTESLTSVSEIDGNSFHLYPNPAAQSVRLSFGQPIEEALQVEWFSASGQRIKSERMGAQEREMGMDVSSLPDGLYLVRMSTRQESVSARVVVRR; encoded by the coding sequence ATGAAAAACTATGTACTCGCACTCCTGTTCTGCACGCCATTATTCGCCACCGGGCAATCCGTTGAAGCTACCCTGCTCGGCCATTGGAACGATGAAAGCATTCCGCAGGCCTTTTTTGCCAACCCCTACCACGATGTCTGGGGAGCGGTAGTGAACGACAAGGAGATCGGCATCATCACCTCTACGCTGGGCATCCACTTCTTTGACCTGAGCAACACAGAGGCCGTTCTCGAACCCGTCGCTTTTGCGCCGGCGCCCGTTCAGGGCAACACCATCGGGCACCGGGATGTAAAAACCTATCTGCATTACGCCTACGCGGTAGCCGATGAAGGCGCCAGCACCCTGCAGGTTATTGACATGAGTGGCCTGCCGCAGTCCGTCGAGATCGTTTACGAATCCAATGAATTCATCCGGACTACCCACAACATCTTTATCGACGAAGACAATGCCCGCCTCTACGCCGTGGGCGGCAATGGATTCAACCTCCGAATTCTTTCCCTGGACAACCCGGAGCAGCCGGAGTTGCTGGCGTCTTATCCGACGGTGGATGTGCCTCTGCCCTACATTCACGACTTGTACGTCCGGGATAATATTGCTTACCTGAATGCGGGGCCGGCTGGTTTCATCGTCATGGATATGGCCGACCCTGCCAATCCGGAACTGCTGGGCACGATGACCGAGTACATCGAGCAGGGGTACAACCATTCCGGCTGGCTGTCGGACGACGGGCAATATTATTATCTGGGCGATGAGACCCACGGCCGCGATATCAAGATCGTCGACGTCAGCGACCTCTCCGACATGAAGGTGGTCGCTACGATGGACGCCAATTCCTTTCCCGGCCAGATTCCGCACAACGTATATCCCCAAGACGGATTGTTGTTTGTTTCGTATTACTACGACGGCCTGCAGGTTTACGACGTTTCCAACCCGCTTTTCCCTCGCCGCGTGGCCTACTATGATACTTACGCCGGGCCGGATGCAGAGTTTTTTGCCGGCGCCTGGGGCGTCTTCGTTCTTCCTTCGGGCCGGGCTTTGATTTCGGATATGAACAGCGGCTTTTATTTCTTCGAGGCCATTGAAGTGCCTGCCTATACCTCGGTGACGCCAAACATAACCGGGATCAATGCCTGTGAAGGAACAGCGTCCGGTTTTTCCATTGAAGTCGGCACCGATTTTCTGTCTTCCGGCGTAACCCTTTCAACGGAAGGCAGCTCGGGGAGCCTGCAGGTAGAACTGGAGACAGCAGATGCCAGTCCCGGCGACATCGTGAACGTGTCCGTAACCGGCCTGGCACCCGGCAACGCCACCCTGGCAATCCACGCCACTGATGGGGTCAACGAAAGCCAGTCAACCGTCGAGGTGCACGTCATCGGCCTGCCGGCCCCGGTCAACCTCCAGGCGCCCAGCGACGGCAGGGCGGACGTTCGCCTGAATCCTTTCTTTTTCTGGATTGGAGCCGGCCCCGGCGAGCAGTTGCCGAGGCGCATTCAGATTTCCACCGACGCCGATAATTTTGAAGAAAACCTCTTTTACGAATCAGCTGTATCCGGCAACTCCTATACCTTGCCCACCGAGTTGGAAGAGTCCACTACCTATTACTGGCGGATCGTCACCTCGGGACAGTGTGGGGATAGCCCTTCCGCGATCTTTTCTTTTACTACCGAATCGCTCACCAGCGTTTCCGAAATTGACGGCAACAGCTTCCATCTGTATCCCAACCCGGCGGCACAGTCGGTAAGGCTCAGCTTTGGCCAGCCGATTGAGGAAGCGCTGCAGGTAGAATGGTTCTCCGCCAGCGGCCAGAGGATAAAGAGCGAGCGGATGGGAGCACAGGAACGGGAAATGGGGATGGATGTCAGTAGCCTGCCCGATGGCCTGTATCTGGTCAGGATGTCTACTCGGCAGGAAAGCGTAAGCGCAAGAGTGGTGGTGAGGCGCTGA
- a CDS encoding SDR family oxidoreductase, with amino-acid sequence MEQLQGKTALVTGGSKGIGYSIAESLIKEGMNVAITSRSKEAIDKAAAQLNQVGPGKAIGIASDVRNLGAQQTGVERILREWGRLDVLVANAGLGHFDSIEDLTPTQWQDTIDTNLTGVFNSIKASIPALKESEGYIITIASLAGTNFFAGGAAYNASKFGLVGFTQAVMLDLRHHGIKVSTIMPGSVATHFNDRAPGPADAWKIQPEDLGQMVVDLLRMHPRTLPSKVEVRPSQPPKR; translated from the coding sequence ATGGAACAATTACAAGGAAAAACAGCACTCGTCACCGGCGGTAGCAAAGGCATTGGTTACAGCATCGCCGAATCCCTCATTAAAGAAGGCATGAACGTTGCCATTACCAGCCGCTCGAAGGAAGCCATCGATAAGGCTGCCGCGCAACTCAACCAGGTTGGCCCGGGAAAGGCCATCGGCATTGCCTCCGACGTACGCAACCTGGGCGCCCAGCAAACCGGCGTAGAGCGCATTCTCCGGGAATGGGGGCGCCTGGATGTGCTGGTCGCCAATGCCGGCCTGGGGCATTTCGATTCTATCGAAGACCTCACGCCTACCCAGTGGCAGGATACCATCGACACCAACCTCACCGGCGTTTTCAACAGCATCAAAGCCTCCATTCCTGCCCTTAAGGAATCGGAAGGCTACATCATCACCATTGCCAGCCTGGCCGGCACCAATTTTTTTGCCGGCGGCGCCGCCTACAACGCCAGCAAATTTGGCCTGGTGGGTTTCACCCAGGCCGTTATGCTCGACCTGCGCCACCACGGCATTAAGGTTTCGACCATCATGCCCGGCTCGGTTGCCACTCATTTCAATGATCGCGCCCCCGGCCCTGCCGACGCCTGGAAAATCCAGCCCGAAGACCTGGGCCAGATGGTAGTGGACTTGCTGCGCATGCATCCGCGAACGTTGCCGAGCAAGGTAGAAGTGCGCCCGTCACAGCCGCCGAAGCGTTGA
- a CDS encoding HNH endonuclease has translation MKLYLGVTDTHWFRFLRAEQPEEVNFWQPGGGNAFKVLPVGGPFLFKLKGPFNAIGGLGFFASHTRLPLSVAWEFFGRANGLDTYAAFRDKIMSYRRDGQPNPVIGCIVLADPVFFEQEDWIPMPANWSPSIVQGKSYDTATAIGRELWSRVQYTLQRYRWMERQPEEKRMLVMEPGEPEYREVLSRVQVGHGTFRTLITDAYQRRCAISGEKTLPALEAAHIKPYAESGPHAISNGLLLRSDLHKLFDSGYLTVTPEHRAEVSGRIKEEFENGREYYRYHGKPMLILPEDLNRQPDPRFIQWHNEQVFNG, from the coding sequence ATGAAACTCTACCTCGGCGTCACCGACACCCACTGGTTCCGCTTTCTGCGGGCGGAGCAGCCGGAAGAAGTCAACTTCTGGCAGCCCGGCGGCGGCAATGCCTTCAAGGTGTTGCCGGTGGGCGGCCCTTTCCTGTTCAAGCTGAAGGGGCCGTTCAACGCAATTGGCGGACTGGGCTTCTTTGCCTCCCACACCCGCCTGCCCCTATCTGTCGCTTGGGAGTTCTTCGGACGCGCCAACGGGTTGGACACCTACGCCGCTTTCCGCGACAAGATCATGAGCTACCGCCGCGATGGGCAGCCCAACCCTGTCATCGGCTGCATCGTGCTGGCCGACCCCGTCTTTTTTGAGCAGGAGGACTGGATACCCATGCCGGCCAACTGGTCGCCCAGCATAGTGCAAGGAAAATCCTATGATACCGCGACGGCCATCGGCAGAGAGCTGTGGTCCAGAGTGCAGTACACCCTGCAACGCTACCGCTGGATGGAACGCCAGCCCGAAGAAAAGCGCATGCTGGTGATGGAGCCCGGCGAGCCGGAATACCGGGAGGTGCTCTCCCGTGTGCAGGTAGGGCACGGCACCTTCCGCACCCTCATCACCGATGCCTACCAGCGCCGGTGTGCCATCAGCGGGGAAAAGACGCTGCCGGCTTTGGAGGCCGCCCACATCAAACCCTACGCCGAATCAGGCCCCCATGCCATTTCCAATGGATTGTTGCTCCGCTCCGACCTGCACAAGCTGTTCGACAGCGGTTACTTGACGGTCACTCCGGAACATCGGGCAGAGGTTAGCGGCAGGATCAAAGAAGAATTCGAGAACGGACGGGAATACTACCGGTATCATGGGAAACCCATGCTCATCCTGCCCGAGGACCTCAACCGGCAACCCGACCCTCGCTTCATCCAGTGGCACAACGAGCAGGTTTTTAACGGCTGA